In Peromyscus maniculatus bairdii isolate BWxNUB_F1_BW_parent chromosome 21, HU_Pman_BW_mat_3.1, whole genome shotgun sequence, one DNA window encodes the following:
- the LOC102909268 gene encoding olfactory receptor 2B11-like — protein sequence MAVINKSHPEEFILLGFSDHPWLELPLFIILLVTYPLAMTGNIAIILVSILDPHLHSPMYFFLTNLSFLDMCYTTSIVPQMLTNLGGSTKTISYMRCAVQLYFYHTMGGTECVLLALMSFDRYVAICRPLHYTLIMNQRTCLLLVSTVWLIGISYAVSEATVTLQLPLCGHNEMDHLVCEIPVLIKTACGEKDTNELALSVVCIFILAVPLCLILASYASIGHAVLKIKSSEGRKKAFATCSSHLVVVLLFYGPAISMYLQPPSSITKDQPKFMALFYGVVTPTLNPFIYTLRNKDVKGALGNLSRNIFSSK from the coding sequence ATGGCAGTAATCAATAAAAGTCACCCAGAAGAGTTCATTCTACTTGGCTTTTCAGACCATCCTTGGTTGGAACTCCCTCTCTTCATTATTCTTCTGGTAACATATCCACTGGCCATGACAGGAAACATTGCCATCATTCTGGTGTCTATATTAGAcccccatctccacagccccatgtatttcttcctcaCCAACCTCTCCTTTCTAGACATGTGCTACACCACAAGCATTGTGCCTCAGATGCTAACTAACCTAGGGGGCTCCACAAAGACCATCAGCTACATGAGGTGTGCAGTTCAGCTTTATTTCTACCACACAATGGGGGGCACAGAGTGTGTCCTCCTGGCTCTTATGTCCTTTGACCGCTATGTTGCCATCTGCAGACCTCTGCACTATACCCTTATCATGAATCAGCGTACTTGCCTCCTGTTAGTGTCCACTGTGTGGCTGATAGGAATTTCCTATGCTGTCTCAGAGGCCACTGTGACACTGCAACTGCCACTATGTGGCCACAATGAAATGGATCACTTGGTGTGTGAGATTCCTGTTCTGATAAAAACTGCCTGTGGTGAAAAAGACACTAATGAGCTTGCTCTCTCTGTggtatgcatttttattttagctgttCCTCTATGTTTAATTCTTGCTTCCTATGCTAGCATTGGACATGCTGTACTTAAAATCAAATCttcagagggaaggaaaaaggccTTTGCAACATGTTCCTCTCATCTTGTAGTTGTTCTCTTATTCTATGGCCCAGCCATTAGCATGTATCTTCAGCCCCCCTCCTCTATTACAAAAGACCAACCCAAGTTTATGGCTCTCTTCTATGGAGTAGTGACTCCTACTCTGAACCCCTTTATCTATACCCTAAGGAATAAAGATGTAAAGGGGGCATTAGGTAACCTATCCAGGAACATTTTTAGTTCAAAGTGA
- the LOC102907414 gene encoding olfactory receptor 14J1-like has translation MLVRNITTMSGFLLMGFSDNHEVQILHALLFLVTYLLGSAGNFIIITITTLDRQLQSPMYYFLKHLSLLDLSSLSVTVPQYIENSLAGSGYISYSQCMLQVFFFTDFAWGELAILTVMSYDRYVAICFPLHYEVIMCPRKCRLAVTVVWLSSGIPGTLYIATISSIRFCGPKIIHQFFCDVPQLLKLSCSNDYLGVMGVAGFLSAMAFACFIGIVLSYVHIFSTVLRMPSAEGRSKVFSTCLPHLFVVSLFLSTGSYAYLNSTSESPTALDFLFSIFYTVLSPTLNPVIYSLRNETIRSGIRKLLLNTKFSG, from the coding sequence ATGCTTGTGAGAAATATAACCACAATGAGTGGATTCCTCCTAATGGGGTTCTCTGACAACCATGAGGTACAGATCTTGCATGCTTTGCTCTTCTTGGTGACATATCTATTGGGATCAGCAGGTAActtcatcattatcaccatcaccacactGGACCGGCAGCTCCAGTCTCCAATGTATTACTTCCTGAAGCACCTTTCCCTTCTGGACCTCTCATCCCTTTCTGTCACAGTTCCCCAGTATATTGAGAATTCCCTGGCAGGCAGTGGATACATTTCATATAGCCAGTGCATGCTGCAGGTTTTTTTCTTCACAGATTTTGCCTGGGGTGAATTGGCCATTCTCACAGTGATGTCGTATGATCGTTATGTGGCCATTTGCTTTCCACTGCACTATGAGGTCATCATGTGTCCCAGAAAGTGTAGGTTGGCTGTGACAGTTGTATGGCTAAGCAGTGGTATCCCAGGAACCTTGTATATAGCAACCATATCCTCTATCAGGTTCTGCGGGCCCAAAATAATCCACCAGTTCTTCTGTGATGTCCCCCAGTTGCTCAAGCTCTCCTGCTCTAATGATTACCTTGGAGTGATGGGAGTGGCTGGTTTCCTGTCTGCAATGGCCTTTGCCTGCTTCATTGGGATTGTCCTCTCCTATGTCCACATATTCTCCACAGTTCTCAGGATGCCCTCTGCTGAAGGCCGGTCTAAGGTCTTCTCTACCTGCCTGCCCCACCTTTTTGTTGTCTCATTGTTTCTTTCCACAGGCTCCTATGCATATCTAAACTCAACTTCCGAGTCTCCAACTGCTTTAGATTTCTTGTTCTCTATCTTTTACACAGTACTGTCTCCAACACTCAACCCTGTTATCTACAGTCTGAGAAATGAGACCATAAGGAGTGGTATAAGGAAGTTACTGTTGAatacaaagttcagtggttag